In one Oryza glaberrima chromosome 2, OglaRS2, whole genome shotgun sequence genomic region, the following are encoded:
- the LOC127762917 gene encoding isoleucine--tRNA ligase, chloroplastic/mitochondrial: MFFYLDDKLRDLRCTFSAQQWGPLPRTGPSWPKCTSPATSQSVSLNSGPQGERRVLGPTLQRLRLARARQQPNPPLLASPVVLFSSLIPRRRRCGATPSSPWTSGWERGGLHSRSSARLPRRMDAASCCRVFSTQRCRFPLRRLAPPISRRPFGTESTSELFAASTSKRRSRGPVMAAKKAAEGAKQEEGKYKHTVDLPKTTFGLRANSVVREPELQKLWEENQVLKRVSERNTGATFVLHDGPPYANGDLHMGHALNKILKDIINRYKLLQNHKVSFIPGWDCHGLPIELKVLKSLDKETLNALTPIKLRQKAAKFAKATVTTQMNSFKRFGVWADWDNPYLTLSPEYEAAQLEVFGQMVMKGYIYRGRKPVHWSPSSRTALAEAELEYSENHISKSMYAAFKITNLSKPGLLEEFLPNLCLAIWTTTPWTIPANAAVAVNPELTYVVVELQSVLESESTSGGNQRKLGSILSPGSQKPFIIVAADLVSALESKWGTKLIIQKSFPGSALEHCRYIHPVNGNECSVVLGGDYITTESGTGLVHTAPGHGQEDYITGLKYGLPIVSPVDDEGNFTAEAGQFSGLAVLGAGNAAVVNYLDEQCSLILEEPYKHKYPYDWRSKEPTIFRATEQWFASVDGFRNAAMDAIRRVSWIPSQAENRIVAMTSSRSDWCISRQRTWGVPIPVFYHVDSNEPLITEETIEHIKGIVSKKGSDAWWYMTIEELLPEKYRDKASEYRKGTDTMDVWFDSGSSWAAVLAKRDGLNFPADIYLEGSDQHRGWFQSSLLTSIATTGKAPYSSVITHGFVLDEKGFKMSKSLGNVVDPEKVIVGGKNSKQEPGYGADVLRLWVSSVDYTGDVLVGPQILRQMSDMYRKLRGTMRFLLSNLHDWKPENSVRYSDLPKIDKYALFQLENVVTSMKDSYENYQFYKIYQILQRFAIVDLSNFYLDVAKDRLYVGGRVSFTRKSCQTVLSAHLLYLVRAIAPIMPHLAEDVWQNLPFQHTLDDGSVAEFVFNLKWPVKNEEWLSVPKDDVDFLSVILELRSEVNKILESARTGKLIGSSLEAKVYLHAENANTVSKLKELVSATNDADALHRLFITSEVEILPSVSSETTSGVSYTGTFSSERTGNIWIGVTRADGEKCERCWNYTRDVGSFLDHPTLCARCHGVIDLPPVPAAAAVS, encoded by the exons ATGTTTTTTTATCTcgatgacaaattgagggaccttcggtgcactttttccgCGCAACAATGGGGACCATTACCGCGGACCGGCCCAAGTTGGCCCAAGTGCACTAGCCCAGCCACGAGTCAATCGGTGTCACTGAACAGCGGGCCCCAGGGAGAACGGCGCGTTCTGGGCCCCACCCTGCAGCGACTCCGGCTCGCTCGAGCGAGACAGCAGCCAAACCCTCCACTCCTCGCTTCTCCGGTggttctcttctcttctcttatcCCCCGGAGACGCCGCTGCGGCGCCACCCCCTCCTCGCCGTGGACCTCGGGGTGGGAGCGTGGCGGCCTGCACAGCCGGAGCTCAGCTCGCCTGCCGCGTCGGATGGACGCCGCCTCCTGCTGCCGC GTCTTCTCGACGCAGAGATGCCGCTTCCCGCTGCGGAGGCTGGCGCCGCCGATTTCGCGGCGGCCGTTCGGCACGGAGTCGACGAGTGAGCTGTTCGCCGCGTCGACCTCGAAGCGGCGCTCCCGGGGGCCCGTCATGGCGGCGAAGAAGGCCGCCGAGG GTGCTAAACAAGAAGAGGGGAAATACAAACACACGGTGGATCTACCAAAGACAACTTTTGGCTTGAGAGCTAATTCTGTTGTGCGGGAGCCGGAGCTCCAGAAGTTGTGGGAGGAGAACCAGGTGCTCAAGAGGGTATCAGAAAGGAACACTGGG GCTACATTTGTTCTCCATGATGGTCCTCCTTATGCTAATGGTGATCTTCATATGGGCCATGCACTGAATAAAATCCTCAAAGATATTATAAACCGTTACAAG CTGCTTCAGAATCACAAAGTTTCTTTTATTCCTGGATGGGATTGCCATGGCCTTCCAATCGAATTAAAAG TTCTAAAGTCACTGGACAAGGAAACATTGAATGCTCTGACACCTATAAAATTAAGGCAGAAGGCTGCAAAATTTGCTAAAGCGACGGTTACTACACAAATGAATTCTTTCAAG CGGTTTGGTGTATGGGCAGATTGGGACAACCCTTATCTAACTCTGTCACCAGAGTATGAAGCTGCTCAG CTAGAAGTTTTCGGCCAAATGGTTATGAAAGGATATATCTACCGCGGGCGAAAACCTGTTCATTGGAGTCCGTCATCACGTACAGCTTTAGCAGAAGCTGAGTTGGAG TATTCAGAAAATCATATTTCCAAAAGCATGTATGCTGCATTCAAGATCACCAATCTGTCTAAGCCTGGGTTGCTGGAGGAATTTCTCCCTAATTTATGCCTAGCCATATGGACCACTACTCCATGGACGATTCCTGCTAATGCTG CTGTTGCTGTGAACCCTGAGCTCACTTATGTAGTAGTTGAGCTGCAATCTGTACTAGAAAGTGAATCAACATCTGGTGGAAATCAACGAAAGCTTGGGAGTATTTTGAGCCCTGGGAGTCAGAAACCATTTATCATTGTGGCTGCTGATCTTGTCTCAGCTCTAGAGTCCAAGTGGGGTACGAAGCTTATAATCCAGAAATCATTTCCTGGGTCAGCCTTGGAGCACTGCAG GTATATTCATCCTGTGAATGGCAATGAATGTTCTGTTGTTCTTGGAGGAGATTACATAACAACTGAATCTGGCACTGGCCTTGTTCATACTGCCCCTGGCCATGGTCAGGAAGACTACATAACAGGTTTGAAATATGGGCTTCCTATTGTGTCTCCTGTGGATGATGAAGGAAACTTCACTGCTGAAGCTGGACAATTCAGTGGTTTAGCTGTTCTGGGAGCTGGTAATGCCGCGGTTGTGAATTATCTGGATGAACAGTGTTCTCTCATTTTAGAGGAGCCTTACA AACACAAGTACCCCTATGACTGGCGGTCTAAAGAACCAACAATATTCCGAGCAACTGAACAATGGTTTGCCTCGGTGGATGGTTTCCGTAATGCTGCAATGGATGCAATTAGGCGAGTATCTTGGATTCCTTCTCAG GCTGAAAATAGGATTGTGGCCATGACTTCAAGCCGTTCTGACTGGTGTATTTCGCGGCAGAGAACTTGGGGGGTTCCTATTCCGGTCTTCTATCATGTAGACTCGAATGAACCTCTTATAACTGAAGAAACTATTGAACACATCAAGG GTATAGTGTCAAAGAAAGGGAGTGATGCCTGGTGGTATATGACAATTGAGGAACTTCTTCCTGAAAAATATCGTGATAAAGCATCTGAGTATCGCAAGGGAACTGATACAATGGACGTTTGGTTTGACTCTG GCTCCTCATGGGCTGCTGTTTTGGCAAAAAGAGATGGCCTTAATTTTCCAGCGGATATATACCTTGAAGGTTCAGACCAACACCGTGGATGGTTTCAGAGCTCATTGTTAACCAGCATTGCTACTACAG GAAAGGCTCCATATTCTAGTGTTATAACTCATGGTTTTGTACTGGACGAAAAGGGTTTCAAGATGAGCAAATCTCTTGGTAATGTGGTTGATCCTGAGAAAGTAATTGTTGGTGGTAAAAATTCAAAG CAAGAACCTGGCTATGGAGCAGATGTTCTTCGGCTATGGGTTTCTAGTGTTGATTACACTGGAGATGTGTTGGTTGGTCCACAAATTTTGCGCCAAATGTCTGACATGTACCGAAAGCTACGAGGCACAATGCGATTCCTATTGTCGAATCTCCATGATTGGAAA CCAGAAAATTCTGTGCGCTACAGTGATCTACCGAAAATTGACAAGTATGCACTTTTCCAACTGGAAAATGTTGTGACTTCCATGAAGGATAGCTACGAGAACTACCAATTCTATAAAATATACCAG ATCCTCCAAAGATTTGCTATTGTTGATCTCTCCAATTTCTATTTGGATGTTGCAAAGGATCGACTCTATGTTGG TGGCCGAGTTAGCTTTACAAGGAAAAGCTGTCAGACAGTCCTCAGTGCGCATCTGCTCTATCTTGTTAGAGCCATTGCCCCCATTATGCCACATCTAGCTGAGGATGTATGGCAGAACCTACCGTTTCAACACACACTGGATGATGGATCTGTTGCTGAGTTTGTTTTTAATCTAAAATGGCCAGTTAAGAATGAAGAATGGCTCTCGGTTCCAAAGGATGATGTTGATTTTCTGAGTGTTATCCTCGAG TTGAGATCAGAGgtgaacaaaattttggagagtGCTCGAACAGGAAAGCTGATAGGCTCTAGCTTAGAGGCAAAAGTTTATCTCCACGCGGAAAATGCTAACACAGTGTCCAAACTAAAGGAGCTGGTTTCGGCAACCAATGACGCTGATGCTCTGCACCGCCTGTTTATCACATCTGAG GTGGAGATCCTTCCTTCCGTAAGCTCCGAAACTACATCTGGTGTATCCTACACTGGAACTTTTAGCAGTGAGCGCACCGGCAACATCTGGATTGGTGTGACTCGCGCCGATGGCGAAAAATGTGAGAGGTGCTGGAATTATACCCGAGACGTTGGATCTTTCCTTGACCATCCTACTCTTTGTGCCCGGTGCCACGGTGTCATTGATCTGCCACCAGTTCCTGCTGCCGCGGCTGTCAGCTGA